The Equus asinus isolate D_3611 breed Donkey chromosome 14, EquAss-T2T_v2, whole genome shotgun sequence genomic sequence GCAACCTCTTTGGCTAGAATTGAAAGGAAAATGGTCTTAGCTAccttttcttattaaatattagATGAGACAGAAGGGAAAATGAGATGTAGACATACAGGAGAGGGTAAACAAGATGACAGAGGATATGGATGGGAAGTATGGGTAGATAGGCTGAAATATCtagaagagacaaagagagatggACAATGATGATGGATGGATAGGGTACAAAGATGGATTGTTCAGGTTTTTGTTTGGGGTTAGTAATACCTGCCTTGATTTTATGTAATTATAGAAACATTATATAAGATACTGCAAGTGGATTTGCTTTCTTTAGAAAAGTACAGAGTTCTCTAGaaatacaataataaataaagatgtaatatttgttacatatataataaatacacataaataaaatgtggacAACAGAGATAGTGAGCAAGGCCTGTACTAAGTTAACAACCTCTGAGCTGTTGATGACACATCTGCCCTGTTATCTGTAGTCCACAGTAGGATTTTTGGTAAATAAGTGTGGAACATGAGAAATAACACTAACCATGTCCCAACAGCTTGGGGTTATCAGAAACATGTCTAGTTTGTACCAGGGTTAGTACTCCTCATGTTCACCtagccagagagagagaatgagaaaaagtgTGTAGAGATGAAGAGGCTATAAATGATggagtttttttcctcctctcagcagacttctcttctcttccccagcAGCCTCCTCAGCGCCCCCTTcacctccttgttcctcagagtgtagatgAGAGGGTTCACCATAGGTGTGACCACAGAGTAGAAGAGGGAAATGAACTTGCCCTGGTCCTGGCTGCTGGTCTTAGCTGGAAGCAGATACCCATAGATAGCTGAGCCATAGAAGAAGAGCACCACCATGAGATGAGAGAGACATGTGTTAAATGCCTTTCTCCGCCCCTCGACTGAGCGGATCTTCAGCACTGCCTGAGCTATGTAGCAGTAGGAGATCAGGATGATGCTGAGTGGGACAGCAGTGAAGAAGGTGCAGACACCATTGAGCACAGCCTCATTGAGACTCGTGTCTCCACAAGCCAGTTTGATCATGGCGGGCACCTCACACAGGAAGTTGTCCACCCTCCGGTGCCCACACAACGGGAGTTGCAGAGTGAATGTTGACTGGATCACAGAGTTTCCCAAGCCACCCAACCAGGCAATggcagccagcagccagcagagCCAAGGGTTCATGAAGGTGGTGTAGTGCAGGGGCCGGCAAATTGCCACATAGCGGTCAAACGCCATCACTACCAGCAGGATGCACTCAGTAGCCCCTAGCCAGAGGAAAACATAGAGTTGGATTACACAGCCACCATAGCTGATGGTCTTGTCTGGTCCCCATAAGTTGATCAGCATTTGAGGGACTGAGCTAGTAGTAAAAGTAAGGTCCAGGGAGGAGAGGTtgctgaggaagaagtacatgggtgtgtggagccgGGCATCCAGGCAGGAAAGCAGGATGATGGTGGAGTTCCCAAATAGGGTCAGCAAGTAAGAGAAGAGAATGACTATGAAAAAGATAATCTCTAGTTGTGGATGGTCAGATATGCCCAACAGAATGAAGCCCTCCAAGGAGCTGTCATTGGTTCCTTCCATCTCTGATTGCCTTTAGTCACTTGAGGAATCTGCCCAGGGAAAACCACTGGGAAAAAAGCCAGTGAAGAAGAAGCTATTCATAAAGTTGATCTGCATAAAGGAGGGTCTTCTGGGCTTCATATTTAAGTaccaatttaattttcataattgcAAACTTTCATTGCAATCCCCAACCACTGTCAGTCCCACAGTGACTGGAAACTTTATTCCATCCGAATTTCAAGCATGAGCTGTCACAAAAATGAAGGAAGAGCCTTATGAAGAACAAAAAGATTAGGGCTCTTCAGTTCAGCATGGCATTTACAATAGGGTAAAGGAAGTTGACCATTAGAATAAAGTCTGGAAATTGTCAAAATACAAATTTCCCCAGCCAAGGTTTTAATATGCtcaaggaaaggggaagaagaacCATTGTATTTGGAAAAGCTTCCCAGAAGTTTCTGATAAATTTCCTCCCCTCTCTTTGATATCCCT encodes the following:
- the OR2C1 gene encoding olfactory receptor 2C1, producing the protein MEGTNDSSLEGFILLGISDHPQLEIIFFIVILFSYLLTLFGNSTIILLSCLDARLHTPMYFFLSNLSSLDLTFTTSSVPQMLINLWGPDKTISYGGCVIQLYVFLWLGATECILLVVMAFDRYVAICRPLHYTTFMNPWLCWLLAAIAWLGGLGNSVIQSTFTLQLPLCGHRRVDNFLCEVPAMIKLACGDTSLNEAVLNGVCTFFTAVPLSIILISYCYIAQAVLKIRSVEGRRKAFNTCLSHLMVVLFFYGSAIYGYLLPAKTSSQDQGKFISLFYSVVTPMVNPLIYTLRNKEVKGALRRLLGKRREVC